The Papaver somniferum cultivar HN1 chromosome 3, ASM357369v1, whole genome shotgun sequence genome includes a region encoding these proteins:
- the LOC113359579 gene encoding uncharacterized protein LOC113359579 produces the protein MPESTSGVDEGYEDITTRMASLLKEDDLIFEVPDDVVEACDDHKYTLIITTITRREYGLNILYNMLQRSWRPSGCIEISSFSQAIYKVKFELGCDCNNVIMRSPWGLNEDLLLLEVCDPDKLPHEYEFQYTDFTVKVHGLSMSNQKIKMVEFIASKIGISYPILVLEQAKFGSFARVRVKIDVTQPIRRELSFLLPSKKKCTVNLRYERLPKVYFFCGRFGHIMKLCP, from the coding sequence ATGCCTGAATCAACCTCTGGAGTTGATGAAGGTTATGAAGATATCACAACAAGGATGGCATCATTATTAAAAGAAGATGATCTGATTTTTGAAGTCCCTGATGATGTAGTTGAGGCTTGCGACGATCACAAATATACCTTGATCATTACTACCATCACAAGGAGAGAGTATGGTCTCAACATCTTATACAACATGCTCCAAAGATCATGGAGACCATCAGGATGTATCGAGATTTCCAGTTTTAGCCAAGCTATATACAAAGTCAAGTTTGAGCTAGGATGTGATTGCAATAATGTCATTATGAGATCTCCATGGGGTTTAAATGAAGATTTACTCCTTTTAGAAGTGTGTGATCCTGACAAACTCCCACATGAATACGAGTTCCAGTATACAGACTTCACAGTAAAAGTTCATGGCTTATCAATGAGCAATCAGAAAATCAAAATGGTGGAATTTATAGCCTCAAAGATAGGAATTTCTTATCCAATATTAGTATTAGAACAAGCAAAATTCGGGAGCTTTGCGAGAGTTAGAGTGAAAATAGATGTCACCCAGCCAATTAGACGAGAATTATCATTCTTACTCCCGTCAAAGAAGAAATGCACAGTGAATCTAAGGTATGAACGTCTCCCTAAAGTATATTTCTTTTGTGGGAGGTTTGGGCACATAATGAAGTTATGTCCATAA